ACCACCGGTGAGGCCGCGCTCGGGTACTGGCCGGCGTTCTGGGCGCTGGGCTCGCCGTACCGCGGGAACTACTGGAACTGGCCCGGGATCGGCGAGTTCGACGTGATGGAGAACGTCAACGGCAAGAACGAGACGCACGGCGTCCTGCACTGCGACGTCAGCCCCGGCGGCTCGTGCAACGAGACCGAGGGCATCGCGGGCAGCAGCCCGTGCCCCGGCGAGACCTGCCAGGGCGGCTTCCACACCTACCGCTTCGAGTGGGATCGCACCGGTGAGGTCGAGGAGCTGCGCTGGTACGTCGACGGCCAGCAGTTCCACTCGGTCAGCGAGTCGCAGATCAACCCGCAGGCGTGGGCGAACATGACCTCCCACGAGGGCTTCTTCCTGCTGCTCAACGTGGCGATGGGCGGAGCTTTCCCGGACAAGGACGCCGGTTTCGCCACGCCGACCGCAACCACCGAACCCGGCCACCCGATGCTGGTCGACTACGTCGCGGTCTACAACCGCTGACAAAGCCCCGCGGCCCGGGGGCACGCCCCAACCGTCCCCGGGCCAGGGCTCCGCGTTCAGCGGTTCTGCCAACGAACCGACCAAGCACTCCAGACCAACGCGGTTCTCGTGAGGCTCCGCGCGATGAGCGCCGCAGGGAGTCTTGACCAACGCTCTCCTTCGCGTAGCGTGAAGCTAGAACGCGTTCTAGCTGGAGGCGTCATGAGCAACCCCGCATCAGCTCCACCCCCGCCCAACCGCACCTCAGGGGACCGTGACGCGACCCAGCCACAAGAAACCCCGAAAACGCAAGGTCAACCCCAAAACGCAACCACCACTGAAAATCGCGGAGAGGCGGGCTGGCGGGAGTTCTGCCGGGCGCTGGAGAAGGCCGGGGAGGTGGTGCTGCGCGACAGCGCCCCGGACACCCCGCTGGACCGCGCCGAGGGCTTGCGCTACCTGGCCCGCCTCACCCGCGAGATGCTCTACACCTGCGTGGACAACGCCGACCCGGACTTCCCCCGGCTGCACGAGCTGGACCTGGTCAAGATCGGCGCCGACAACCCGGACAACGTGTACCTGTCGGCGAACATCCGCGGCGACCGCAGCTACCGGATCACCGGGCGGCGCGGCAGCATCGCGTACTTCAGCATCGGCTCCAAGGCCAACCGGTACGCCAGGGACGGCACCATGGCCTCCACCGGCGAGCTGACCGACGCCGACCTGGTCGTCGAGCCGGACGGCACCGTCGAGATCATCGCCAGCGCGACCGAGCAGGGCCGCAACTGGCTCCCGCTCGCGCCCGACTCCACCGGCCTGGTGGTGCGGCAGACCTACCTGGACCGCGCCACCGAAACACCGGGCCAGTGGCACATCGAGCGGATCGGCGCCCCGGCCGGGCCACCGCCGCTGACGCCGGAGTTCATGACCGCTGCGCTGCGCCGGGCGGCGCTGGCGGCGCACGGCACCGCGGCGACCTTCGCAGGCTGGACCGAGCTGTTCATGACCCGGCCCAACGAGCTGCCGGACTTCGGCCAGAACATGTTCCAGCGGGCCGGCGGCGACCCGGAGATCCACTACCTGCACGGCTACTGGACGTTGCGGCCGGACCAGGCCTGGCTGATCGAGGTGGCGGTGCCGGACTGCCCCTACTGGAACTTCCAGCTGAACAACTGGTGGATGGAATCGCTGGACCACCGCCGCCGGATCTCGGTCAACAAGCACACCGCGACCCTGCACGACGGGCAGCTGACGATCGTCGTCGCGCCCGCGATCCCGGTGTCGGCAACTGGATCGACACCTGCGACCACCGCAGCGGGACCGCCCTGCTGCGCTGGCTCGGGGCCGACGAGCACCCGATCCCGCGATGCCGGGTGGTGGACCTGGACTCGCTGGCAGCCGGACGCGTCCCGCCGAGCACCGGAGAGAGCCGATGACCGCACAGCTGCACGTCG
This portion of the Saccharopolyspora antimicrobica genome encodes:
- a CDS encoding glycoside hydrolase family 16 protein; translation: MTTRQTRRRIAATTLAIGVSIAAITIPPAAADIPPPEDGWTLTFGDDFTGGAGAPPSQDWIVDTGTSYPGGPANWGTGEIQTYTDDPANLAQDGSGNLRITPLRDGAGGWTSARIETQRADFKAAEGGAVRIEARLQVPNTTGEAALGYWPAFWALGSPYRGNYWNWPGIGEFDVMENVNGKNETHGVLHCDVSPGGSCNETEGIAGSSPCPGETCQGGFHTYRFEWDRTGEVEELRWYVDGQQFHSVSESQINPQAWANMTSHEGFFLLLNVAMGGAFPDKDAGFATPTATTEPGHPMLVDYVAVYNR